DNA sequence from the Candidatus Borkfalkia ceftriaxoniphila genome:
GATGCTGCGCGTCGTCAAGAATAAAGAAGGCGAGGTATTCATCGATTTTACGGGCAAAGCCGCGGGAAGGGGCGCATACTTGTGCGACCGCCCCGACTGCGTGAAAAAACTGAAAAAAGCCCGCCTTCTCAATAAAACTTTTTCCTGCGAAATACCCGATTCGGTGTACGAGCGCATCGAGGAGGAGTTCTTTGCAAAGAAGTAAAGCGGAAACCTACATCGGCTTTTGCATCAAGAGCGGCAAACTCACCTGCGGATTCAACGCGGTCGCCCTGCAAAAGAAGGGAGTTTTTTTACTGATATTATGCGCGAGCGCGAGCGAAAACGCGCGCGGAGAAGCGCTGAAACTCAAACGCCGATTCAACTGTGAATTATTGATCGCCTGCGGCAGAACGTTGGAAGAAATAACGGGTAAACCCAACGTGAAGTTGGCGGCGGTAAGAGATACGGGCTTGGCAAACGCGATTTTGACAAGCGGTGATGAAAATTTTAAAATCTATTCGGGAGGCAATATTTAGCAAGATGGCAGAAGCAAAGAAAAATTACGCGAATATCGAAAATATCGACGCGCTTTTGGGCGGCGAAGGGGTAGGCTCGCTGATGAAAAACGTACAGATTACGGAAAAGAAGGTCGGCGATATTTTGAGACGCCTGTCTTCGCTGGAAGCGGAAGCGGCGCGGCGCGAACAGGCGCAGTCTGCCGAGGCGGAAGGCTCTTCCGCTGCCGAGGCGGCGGAAAAGCCCCGCGCGGAAGAAAAGATCGAAACCCGCGTTGAAAACAAAGTCGAAAATAAGGTTCCCGAAGAAGCGATCGAGAAGAAAGCCGAAATAAAGGCGGAAGTCAAAGCCCCCGAACCGCCCAAGGCTGTCGAGCCCGAGAAAAAGGAACCGTCCGAAGCGGAACCCGTAAGCCCCGCAAAGAGCGAACCCGTCGCGCCCAAAGAGGAGGCACGTGAGGAAAAACCGCGCGAAACGCCTGCCGCCAAGCCGCGCACGGAAACGCCCGCGCGCAGCACGACCTATACGAATAAAGACGGGCGCGAACTCCCCAGTTGGAACCGCGGCCCTTATCAGGGAAGAGAACGCACGGAGGCGGCTCCGCGCGAAAACCGTCCCGCCTACAATTCCGCGCAGGGCGGATACGGCGCT
Encoded proteins:
- the rnpM gene encoding RNase P modulator RnpM, producing MPKVKKIPMRMCIACHEMKAKKEMLRVVKNKEGEVFIDFTGKAAGRGAYLCDRPDCVKKLKKARLLNKTFSCEIPDSVYERIEEEFFAKK